Proteins from a genomic interval of Capsicum annuum cultivar UCD-10X-F1 chromosome 4, UCD10Xv1.1, whole genome shotgun sequence:
- the LOC107869169 gene encoding uncharacterized protein LOC107869169, protein MNSKDSDLSSISTQSEGIEDEMKAAAQDIVSFSCQGLSLPTEAIHLIRTLVKQYRKRKKDLHMVPYCLLFADDVVLIDETRSGVNVKLEENGEIDDDVTHRIGVGWMKWRLASGILCNKKVPPKLKGKFYRVVVRPALLYGVECWYVRKTHIQKMKVTEMRMLQQMYGCTRKDRIRNEVIRDKVEVASVEAKMREARLR, encoded by the exons ATGAATTCCAAAGATTCAGATCTTAGTTCCATCTCCACGCAATCAGAAGGAATTGAAGATGAGATGAAAGCAGCTGCACAAGATATTGTCAG tttttcttgtCAAGGCCTTTCTCTGCCTACAGAAGCCATCCATCTCATCAGGACACTGGTGAAGCAGTATAggaaaaggaagaaggatttgcacatg GTGCCTTATTGTTTGCTTTTTGCTGATGATGTAGTCctgattgatgagactcgtaGTGGAGTTAATgttaagttggag gagaatggagagattgacgatgATGTCACTCATCGGATtggggtagggtggatgaaatggaggctcgcctccGGTATCTTGTGCAACAAAAAGGTACCTcccaaacttaaaggcaagttctacagagtggtggttagaccggcTTTGCTATATGGGGTAGAATGTTGGTATGTTAGGAAGACCCACATTCAGAAAATGAAGGTGACGGAGATGAGAATGCTTCAACAGATGTATGGGTGTACTagaaaagataggattagaaatgaggttattcgagataaggtggaAGTCGCTtcggtggaagccaagatgagggaGGCAAGGTTGAGATGA